A region of Halalkaliarchaeum desulfuricum DNA encodes the following proteins:
- the fdhF gene encoding formate dehydrogenase subunit alpha, whose protein sequence is MSTDRNFRAQKSVCPFCGVGCGVEYSEKSGKGTGWEGPVNTKGEMCPKGAAAFDFVDHEDRLTRPMVREDGELVPASWEEAFERIEEDLGSIVEEHGADALGFFASSNATNEENYVYQKLARMLGTNNVDNCARLCHASTVAAMSERFGAGAMTNTLDDLTEADVYLVAGANPAEQHPVAFRSYFLPAIRDGGEMIHVDPRENSTTDAAGIHLPVKPGYDIPLFNAMAAAILEEGLEDEAFLEERVSNVDEFKAHIERIDVEENAKLAGVDPDELREAARTYAEADRAAIFTGMGMSQHHCGTDNVHSLLNLSLLTGNVGRRGTGVNPLRGQNNVQGAGDVGALPNILPGYEPVEDEAARERVAEVWGVEPPATPGLTEVELTHEFGDSVKGAFVFAENPAVTEPHSGRVEEELQSLDCLVVLDLFETETAKHADVLLPGSSWAEKSGTVTNTDRQAIRMRPNADLPGDARLDLEIISEIGARLTGRPEAFDYDGPEEVFDEITDVSPIYAGMSYDGIGESSQRWPFPEGADSGTEVLHREEFATGEKTAPLVPLEHVPPADELEEDELALTTGRVLQHFNSGALSRRSETLMRMRGEDVLQIHPDDAEPRGIEDGDLVRVENERGEVEVEAAVTPAVREGAVFLTFHYADPLTNTLTGDALDPVAKIPEYKHSGVSVEPVDG, encoded by the coding sequence ATGAGCACCGACCGAAACTTCAGGGCGCAAAAGAGCGTCTGTCCGTTCTGTGGCGTCGGCTGTGGCGTCGAGTACAGCGAGAAAAGCGGCAAGGGCACCGGCTGGGAGGGCCCCGTGAACACGAAAGGCGAGATGTGCCCGAAGGGCGCGGCGGCGTTCGACTTCGTCGACCACGAAGACCGGCTCACGCGGCCGATGGTCCGCGAGGACGGCGAACTGGTGCCCGCGAGCTGGGAGGAGGCGTTCGAGCGCATCGAAGAGGACCTCGGCAGCATCGTCGAGGAGCACGGCGCCGACGCGCTCGGCTTTTTCGCCTCCTCGAACGCGACCAACGAGGAGAACTACGTCTATCAGAAGCTCGCGCGCATGCTGGGGACGAACAACGTCGACAACTGCGCGCGGCTGTGTCACGCCTCCACCGTGGCGGCGATGAGCGAGCGGTTCGGCGCCGGTGCGATGACGAACACGCTCGATGACCTCACGGAGGCGGACGTCTACCTCGTCGCCGGGGCCAACCCCGCCGAACAGCATCCGGTCGCGTTCCGGTCGTACTTCCTGCCGGCGATCCGCGACGGCGGCGAGATGATCCACGTCGACCCACGCGAGAACTCGACGACCGACGCGGCGGGGATCCACCTGCCGGTGAAGCCGGGCTACGACATCCCGCTTTTCAACGCGATGGCGGCCGCGATCCTCGAGGAGGGGCTCGAAGACGAGGCGTTCCTCGAGGAGCGCGTCTCCAACGTCGATGAGTTCAAAGCGCACATCGAGCGGATCGACGTCGAGGAGAACGCGAAACTGGCCGGCGTCGACCCCGACGAACTGCGCGAGGCGGCCCGGACGTACGCCGAGGCCGACCGCGCGGCGATCTTCACCGGCATGGGGATGAGCCAGCACCACTGCGGGACGGACAACGTCCACTCGCTTTTGAACCTCTCGCTTTTGACGGGCAACGTCGGCCGGCGCGGCACCGGCGTCAACCCGCTTCGCGGCCAGAACAACGTCCAGGGCGCCGGCGACGTGGGGGCCCTGCCGAACATCCTGCCGGGCTACGAGCCCGTCGAGGACGAGGCGGCCCGCGAGCGCGTCGCCGAGGTCTGGGGCGTCGAGCCCCCGGCGACGCCGGGACTCACCGAGGTCGAACTCACCCACGAGTTCGGTGACTCCGTCAAGGGAGCGTTCGTCTTCGCCGAGAACCCCGCCGTCACCGAACCGCACTCCGGGCGAGTCGAGGAGGAACTGCAGTCGCTCGACTGCCTGGTCGTGCTGGACCTCTTCGAGACGGAAACGGCAAAGCACGCCGACGTCCTGCTTCCGGGGAGTTCGTGGGCCGAGAAGTCCGGAACCGTCACTAACACCGACCGGCAGGCCATCCGGATGCGACCAAACGCCGACCTTCCCGGCGACGCACGGCTCGACCTCGAGATCATCTCCGAGATCGGCGCCCGGCTCACCGGGCGTCCGGAGGCGTTCGACTACGACGGTCCCGAGGAGGTGTTCGACGAAATAACTGACGTCAGTCCGATCTACGCCGGAATGAGCTACGACGGGATCGGCGAATCGAGCCAGCGATGGCCCTTCCCCGAGGGGGCAGACTCCGGGACGGAGGTGCTTCACCGCGAGGAGTTTGCCACCGGGGAGAAGACCGCTCCCCTGGTGCCGCTCGAACACGTCCCGCCGGCAGACGAACTCGAGGAAGACGAACTGGCGCTGACGACCGGTCGGGTGCTCCAGCACTTCAACAGCGGGGCGCTCAGCCGACGCTCGGAGACGCTGATGCGGATGCGCGGCGAGGACGTCCTCCAGATCCACCCCGACGACGCCGAACCCCGTGGGATCGAGGACGGCGACCTGGTCCGCGTCGAAAACGAGCGCGGCGAGGTCGAGGTCGAAGCCGCCGTGACGCCGGCGGTCCGCGAGGGCGCGGTGTTCCTCACGTTCCACTACGCGGACCCGCTGACGAACACGTTGACCGGCGACGCACTCGACCCCGTCGCGAAGATCCCCGAGTACAAACACTCCGGCGTGAGCGTCGAACCCGTCGACGGCTGA
- a CDS encoding universal stress protein — MYDDVLIPTDGSETVPEALDHALPIATDNDATVHALYVVDSRITAAADRETREEVEASLEREGTAAVEAVEDAATEAGLDSTTAIRKATPWRGILDYAAETDVDLIVIGSHGKTPREKITSLGSVSERVVDGAEIPVLVVRSPDGG; from the coding sequence ATGTACGACGACGTGTTGATCCCGACGGACGGAAGCGAGACGGTCCCGGAGGCGCTCGATCACGCGCTCCCGATTGCGACCGACAACGACGCCACCGTACACGCGCTGTACGTCGTGGACTCCCGGATCACGGCCGCAGCCGACAGGGAGACCCGTGAGGAGGTCGAGGCGTCGCTCGAACGGGAGGGGACGGCGGCGGTCGAGGCCGTCGAGGACGCCGCAACCGAGGCCGGACTCGATTCGACGACCGCGATCCGGAAGGCGACACCGTGGCGGGGGATCCTCGACTATGCGGCCGAGACCGACGTCGACCTGATCGTCATCGGCAGCCACGGAAAAACGCCCAGAGAGAAGATCACGTCGCTGGGCAGCGTCTCGGAACGGGTCGTCGACGGCGCCGAGATTCCGGTGCTGGTCGTCCGGAGTCCCGACGGCGGCTGA
- a CDS encoding S9 family peptidase, translated as MSRPDDTDGGDGAETDVDVLEELANLPTLAHPTAASDGGEVAVYYDVSGRNELHVLDVESGELRQWSDGEVPRNARWFLEWGADGDRVFFHLDEDGNEQNDVYAIPRDGEVEPVVEMDGQIAIGDVGEDGRTLLLAASRDGQMNAYRHDLEAGETTKLTEYDRAVGGLALSPDCERFAYATNEADDYDNRDVYVADVDGSNPRNLEIGDVGAEATPSDWAPDGERLLVSDNTPDLGRIGVYDLSADEVTWLGDGEYEEQPAAFLPDGRRVVGTRMREAVTVPIVYDLETGESREFDLPEGVASFGMGGSPVLDDDRVILTHTTPTTRSELRSYDLSTHETETLIEAEYGPFEADDFADAEYLEVESDGVPETRQAAVEHDPTEALEIGALFYDAGVRPSPLIVNPHGGPRHRDSKRFDLYTQVLVSRGFSVLQVNYRGSTGRGRAFVRALHDDWGGAEQGDVATAAEHVIGTHDWIDDDRVVVFGGSYGGYSAYWQLVQYPDLYDAGIAWIGVTDLEDMFENTMPHFRTELMEKYLGTPAENPDLYRDRSPVTHVENLAAPLLIVHGVNDRRVPVSQARIFQEALEESGFEEGPDGDFEYRELGEEGHASSDQEQKLRMFQLLDEFLERRVGTEANEARIEVGD; from the coding sequence ATGTCACGCCCTGACGACACCGACGGCGGTGACGGAGCCGAAACCGACGTCGACGTCCTCGAGGAACTCGCGAACCTGCCGACGCTTGCCCACCCGACCGCCGCATCCGACGGCGGGGAGGTGGCGGTCTACTACGACGTCTCCGGCCGAAACGAACTCCACGTACTCGACGTGGAGTCGGGCGAACTCCGGCAGTGGAGCGACGGGGAGGTCCCGCGAAACGCCAGGTGGTTCCTCGAGTGGGGTGCCGACGGCGACCGGGTGTTCTTCCATCTCGACGAAGACGGCAACGAACAGAACGACGTGTACGCGATACCCCGCGACGGCGAGGTCGAGCCGGTCGTCGAGATGGACGGACAGATCGCGATCGGCGACGTCGGCGAGGACGGCCGCACGCTCCTGCTGGCCGCCAGCCGCGACGGACAGATGAACGCCTACCGTCACGACCTGGAGGCGGGGGAGACGACGAAGCTCACCGAGTACGACCGGGCCGTCGGGGGGCTGGCGCTGTCGCCCGACTGCGAGCGGTTCGCCTACGCCACGAACGAGGCCGACGACTACGACAACCGGGACGTGTACGTCGCCGACGTCGACGGCTCGAATCCTCGAAATCTGGAGATCGGCGACGTCGGCGCAGAAGCCACCCCCAGCGACTGGGCCCCCGACGGCGAGCGCCTGCTCGTCTCGGACAACACGCCCGACCTCGGACGGATCGGGGTGTACGACCTGTCCGCCGACGAGGTGACGTGGCTCGGCGACGGCGAGTACGAGGAGCAGCCGGCGGCGTTCCTGCCCGACGGTCGACGGGTGGTCGGTACCAGGATGCGGGAGGCGGTCACCGTTCCGATCGTCTACGACCTCGAAACCGGCGAGTCCCGGGAGTTCGACCTCCCGGAGGGTGTCGCGAGCTTCGGCATGGGCGGGAGTCCCGTGCTGGACGACGACCGGGTGATCCTCACCCACACCACACCGACGACGCGGTCGGAGCTCCGCTCGTATGACCTCTCGACACACGAGACGGAGACTCTGATCGAGGCGGAGTACGGGCCCTTCGAGGCCGACGACTTCGCCGACGCCGAGTATCTCGAAGTCGAGTCCGACGGCGTTCCCGAGACCCGACAGGCGGCGGTCGAACACGACCCCACGGAGGCGCTGGAGATCGGCGCGCTGTTTTACGACGCCGGCGTGCGGCCGTCGCCGCTGATCGTCAACCCGCACGGCGGCCCCCGGCACCGCGACAGCAAGCGGTTCGATCTGTACACGCAGGTGCTCGTCTCGCGTGGCTTTTCGGTACTGCAGGTGAACTACCGCGGTTCGACCGGCCGGGGGCGGGCGTTCGTTCGGGCGCTGCACGACGACTGGGGCGGCGCCGAGCAGGGCGACGTCGCGACCGCCGCCGAGCACGTCATCGGAACCCACGACTGGATCGACGACGACCGCGTGGTCGTCTTCGGCGGCTCCTACGGCGGCTACTCGGCGTACTGGCAACTGGTCCAGTATCCCGACCTGTACGACGCCGGGATCGCCTGGATCGGGGTGACGGATCTCGAAGACATGTTCGAGAACACGATGCCTCACTTCCGGACGGAGCTGATGGAAAAGTACCTCGGGACGCCCGCGGAGAACCCCGACCTGTACCGCGATCGATCGCCTGTCACCCACGTCGAGAACCTGGCTGCGCCGCTTTTGATCGTCCACGGGGTGAACGATCGGCGGGTACCGGTTTCCCAGGCCCGGATCTTCCAGGAGGCGCTCGAGGAGTCCGGCTTCGAGGAGGGCCCCGACGGCGACTTCGAGTACCGGGAACTCGGCGAGGAGGGGCACGCCTCCTCCGATCAGGAACAGAAGCTCCGCATGTTCCAGTTGCTCGATGAGTTCCTCGAGCGACGCGTCGGTACCGAGGCCAACGAGGCGAGAATCGAGGTCGGCGACTGA
- a CDS encoding non-canonical purine NTP pyrophosphatase, which translates to MLRYVTTNEGKMREAAEYLGSDAVEQFDYDYLEIQSNDPGAVAAHGAREAHRACGEPVITDDAGLFVDALNGFPGTYSSFVEDTLGIERVASLALAEEDTRASFRCVLAYCDGDSFEAAPDTVAREDRAVAAASAPEGSSTGTERPDSADSSDSDNAAERGTLPVKLFEGYVPGRIVEPRGDGGFGYDPIFEHGGTTFAEMDADEKNALSHRGRALAKFTEWFETGRDRIE; encoded by the coding sequence ATGCTCCGGTACGTGACGACCAACGAGGGGAAGATGCGGGAGGCGGCCGAGTATCTCGGGAGCGACGCTGTCGAACAGTTCGACTACGACTACCTGGAGATCCAGTCGAACGACCCCGGTGCGGTCGCGGCCCACGGCGCACGGGAGGCACACCGGGCCTGCGGCGAGCCCGTGATCACCGACGACGCCGGCCTGTTTGTCGACGCCCTGAACGGCTTTCCCGGCACTTACTCCTCGTTCGTGGAGGACACCCTCGGGATCGAGCGGGTCGCGAGCCTCGCGCTGGCCGAGGAAGACACCCGCGCGTCGTTCCGGTGCGTGCTGGCGTACTGTGACGGGGACTCCTTCGAGGCAGCACCGGACACGGTCGCCAGAGAGGACCGCGCCGTCGCCGCCGCGTCTGCCCCCGAGGGATCGTCCACGGGAACCGAACGCCCCGACAGCGCCGACAGCAGCGACAGCGATAACGCCGCCGAACGCGGGACGCTCCCAGTGAAGCTGTTCGAGGGGTACGTCCCGGGACGCATCGTCGAACCTCGGGGCGACGGCGGGTTCGGATACGACCCGATCTTCGAACACGGCGGGACGACGTTCGCCGAGATGGACGCCGACGAGAAGAACGCCCTCTCGCATCGCGGCCGTGCGCTCGCGAAGTTCACCGAGTGGTTCGAGACCGGACGCGACCGGATCGAGTGA
- a CDS encoding DUF7384 family protein, whose product MDWATLFGRAGDAGVDAEDVREALARHRGRTEKREGETDREGETDRKGETDREGEAGGDGATEDPPEPSPARIVADADVLAADLLVGETSREALESVWRHSWIELLASDLLLSDAEAVIAELSTPDLAADWRDLVEDWREPVAHPAGDHPGLASAYRGGAMHLLSFDRVLSSPRAGAELRGRVPLSVREPRAFALVFDAESLYLEVGGDEYPGPDRPPRV is encoded by the coding sequence ATGGACTGGGCGACGCTTTTCGGTCGAGCTGGCGACGCCGGAGTCGACGCGGAAGACGTCCGTGAGGCCCTCGCACGTCACAGGGGGCGGACGGAGAAGCGGGAGGGGGAGACGGACCGCGAGGGGGAGACGGACCGCAAGGGGGAGACGGACCGCGAGGGGGAGGCAGGGGGCGACGGCGCGACCGAGGACCCACCGGAGCCGAGCCCCGCCCGGATCGTTGCCGACGCAGACGTGCTCGCGGCGGACTTGCTGGTCGGTGAAACGTCACGGGAGGCGCTCGAGAGCGTGTGGCGCCACTCCTGGATCGAACTCCTCGCCAGCGACCTGCTGTTGTCCGACGCGGAGGCGGTCATCGCCGAACTCTCGACCCCCGATCTGGCGGCCGACTGGCGCGACCTCGTCGAGGACTGGCGGGAACCTGTGGCCCATCCGGCGGGCGATCATCCCGGATTGGCGTCCGCCTACCGGGGGGGCGCGATGCATCTGCTCAGTTTCGATCGGGTGCTTTCGAGCCCCCGGGCGGGCGCCGAACTCCGGGGCCGTGTGCCGCTCAGTGTCCGGGAACCTCGGGCGTTCGCGCTGGTGTTCGACGCGGAGAGTCTGTATCTCGAGGTCGGCGGCGACGAATATCCCGGCCCAGACCGGCCGCCGCGAGTCTAG
- a CDS encoding potassium channel family protein → MNVIVVGYGRVGARTARVIEEEGHDVVVVETDNDVAKRARNRGFTVVVGDGSDEGVLEEAGIETADAIGGFTRNVDVNYAVCILGTKYDCRTVMRITEDFSSDVYDRYAEAVDDVVYPERLGAAGAKTALLGGDFNAIADLTEELQLTTVRVTDDAPIVGDHVNEIDLGDRGRIYAHGRDEEPMSIPLPGTIVEAGDRLALLVDAAQTDAVRSELLG, encoded by the coding sequence ATGAACGTAATCGTAGTCGGCTACGGCCGGGTCGGAGCACGAACCGCACGCGTCATCGAGGAGGAGGGCCACGACGTGGTGGTCGTCGAAACCGACAACGACGTCGCGAAACGCGCGCGGAACCGCGGCTTCACCGTCGTCGTCGGCGACGGCTCCGACGAGGGAGTGCTCGAGGAGGCCGGCATCGAAACCGCCGACGCGATCGGCGGGTTCACCCGGAACGTCGACGTGAACTACGCGGTGTGTATCCTCGGGACGAAATACGACTGCCGGACGGTCATGCGGATCACCGAGGACTTCAGCAGCGACGTGTACGACCGCTACGCGGAGGCCGTCGACGACGTCGTCTACCCCGAACGCCTCGGCGCCGCCGGCGCGAAGACGGCGCTTCTGGGCGGCGACTTCAACGCGATCGCCGACCTCACCGAGGAACTGCAGCTCACCACGGTCCGTGTGACCGACGATGCGCCGATCGTCGGCGACCACGTAAACGAAATCGACCTGGGCGACCGCGGGCGGATCTACGCGCACGGCCGCGACGAGGAACCGATGTCGATCCCGCTTCCGGGGACGATCGTGGAGGCGGGCGACCGGCTCGCGCTGCTCGTCGACGCAGCACAGACCGACGCCGTCAGGTCGGAACTGCTCGGCTGA
- a CDS encoding creatininase family protein — MRLSESTWSEVRDADATAALVPVGSTEQHGPHAPLGTDTLNAVSVAEAAADRYESDVGGDGDRTDEELLVAPPIPVGVAEEHRAFDGTLWVSPDTFRAYVRETAESLAHHGVEHVVFVNGHGGNVDALSETAARLSRDGTVYTLAFTWFDAVGDHSARMGHGGPLETAMLLSTNPELVRDDRIEDAGEGASDRWGEWVAGVNLAHDSAEFTDNGVVGDPGEADAELGAELLALSAAALVDLLAAMDDRR; from the coding sequence ATGCGACTCTCCGAATCCACCTGGAGTGAGGTTCGCGACGCCGACGCGACGGCGGCGCTGGTCCCCGTTGGCAGCACCGAACAGCACGGTCCCCACGCACCGCTGGGAACCGACACACTCAACGCGGTTTCTGTCGCCGAAGCGGCTGCAGATCGCTACGAGTCGGACGTCGGCGGAGACGGGGATCGAACGGACGAAGAACTCCTCGTCGCCCCGCCGATCCCGGTTGGGGTCGCAGAGGAACATCGCGCCTTCGACGGGACGCTGTGGGTGTCGCCCGACACGTTCCGGGCGTACGTCCGGGAGACCGCAGAGAGCCTGGCACACCACGGGGTCGAACACGTCGTGTTCGTGAACGGCCACGGCGGCAACGTCGACGCGCTTTCCGAGACGGCGGCCCGACTCTCGCGGGACGGGACGGTCTATACGCTTGCGTTCACCTGGTTCGATGCGGTCGGCGACCACTCCGCCCGGATGGGACACGGCGGCCCGCTGGAGACGGCGATGCTGCTTTCGACCAATCCCGAACTCGTTCGAGACGACCGGATCGAAGACGCCGGCGAGGGGGCGTCCGACCGGTGGGGCGAGTGGGTCGCCGGCGTCAACCTCGCACACGACTCGGCGGAATTTACGGACAACGGCGTCGTCGGCGATCCGGGTGAGGCCGACGCGGAACTCGGCGCCGAACTCCTGGCTCTGTCCGCGGCGGCGCTCGTCGATCTGCTCGCGGCGATGGACGACCGGCGCTGA
- a CDS encoding ABC transporter ATP-binding protein — MSGIDWEKDDPFEEQRDKIENPMKRLFSEYGRDYTFQAVVGILASVVARVLDLLPPLMLGIAVDVIFVTPAEHEAGEAAAFEEQVPLVLLPEAWLPTTQTGQFWFTVALIAGAFLVGAAFHWTRNWGFNSYAQNIQHDIRTDTYDEMQRLNMDFFADKQTGEMMSILSNDVNRLERFLNDGMNSLFRMLVMVVAIGVLLFWINWQLALVALLPVPLIAGFTYLFIKIIQPKYAEVRSTVGNMNSRLENNLGGIQVIKSSNTEDYESDRVDDVSFDYFDANWDAIETRIKFFPGLRLLAGIGFAVTFVVGGLWVFQGPPGPFTGELSVGMFVVFILYTQRFIWPMAQFGQIINMYQRARASAARIFGLMDEPSRLAEDPNATELAVTDGRVEYDDVTFGYDEEETIVEDVDFTVEGGETLALVGPTGAGKSTVLKLLLRMYDVDEGAIRIDDQDVREVTLPSLRRSVGYVGQTTFLFYGTVRENITYGTFEATDREVIEAAKAAEAHEFIQNLPDGYDTMVGERGVKLSGGQRQRVSIARAVLKDPDLLILDEATSDVDTETEMLIQRSLDRLTEDRTTFAIAHRLSTIKDADTIVVLEDGRIVERGTHGELLENDGLYAHLWGVQAGEIDELPQEFIERATRRRARTETDD, encoded by the coding sequence ATGAGCGGCATCGACTGGGAGAAAGACGACCCGTTCGAGGAACAACGGGACAAGATCGAGAACCCGATGAAGCGGCTGTTCTCCGAGTACGGCCGGGACTACACGTTCCAGGCTGTGGTCGGAATCCTCGCCAGTGTCGTCGCCCGGGTGCTCGATCTGCTGCCACCGTTGATGCTCGGGATCGCGGTCGACGTCATCTTCGTCACCCCGGCCGAACACGAGGCCGGGGAGGCGGCGGCGTTCGAAGAGCAGGTCCCGCTCGTGTTGTTGCCGGAGGCGTGGCTGCCGACGACACAGACTGGACAGTTCTGGTTCACCGTCGCCCTCATCGCCGGCGCGTTTCTCGTCGGGGCGGCGTTCCACTGGACGCGAAACTGGGGGTTCAACTCCTACGCGCAGAACATCCAGCACGACATCCGGACGGACACCTACGACGAGATGCAGCGGCTGAACATGGACTTCTTCGCCGACAAGCAGACCGGCGAGATGATGTCGATCCTCTCGAACGACGTCAACCGGCTGGAGCGGTTCCTCAACGACGGGATGAACTCCCTGTTTCGAATGCTGGTGATGGTGGTCGCGATCGGCGTGTTGCTGTTCTGGATCAACTGGCAACTCGCGCTCGTGGCGCTTTTGCCCGTCCCGTTGATCGCCGGCTTCACCTACCTGTTTATCAAGATCATCCAGCCGAAGTACGCGGAGGTCCGGTCGACCGTCGGGAACATGAACTCCCGGCTGGAGAACAACCTCGGCGGGATTCAGGTGATCAAGTCGTCGAATACGGAGGACTACGAGTCCGACCGGGTCGACGACGTCTCGTTCGACTACTTCGACGCCAACTGGGACGCAATCGAGACGCGGATCAAGTTCTTCCCGGGGCTGCGGCTGCTCGCCGGGATCGGCTTCGCGGTGACGTTCGTCGTCGGCGGACTGTGGGTGTTCCAGGGGCCGCCGGGGCCGTTCACCGGCGAACTCTCGGTGGGGATGTTCGTGGTGTTTATCCTCTACACCCAGCGGTTCATCTGGCCGATGGCCCAGTTCGGGCAGATAATTAACATGTACCAGCGCGCCCGGGCGTCGGCGGCGCGGATCTTCGGGCTGATGGACGAACCGTCCCGCCTGGCGGAGGATCCGAACGCGACCGAACTGGCCGTCACCGACGGACGGGTGGAGTACGACGACGTCACGTTCGGCTACGACGAGGAGGAGACGATCGTCGAGGACGTCGACTTCACCGTCGAGGGCGGGGAGACGCTCGCGCTGGTCGGCCCGACCGGTGCCGGGAAGTCGACGGTCTTGAAACTGCTGTTGCGGATGTACGACGTCGACGAGGGGGCGATCCGGATCGACGACCAGGACGTTCGGGAGGTGACCCTGCCGAGTCTCCGGCGGTCGGTCGGCTACGTCGGTCAGACCACGTTCCTGTTTTACGGCACCGTGCGGGAGAACATCACCTACGGCACCTTCGAGGCGACCGATCGGGAGGTAATCGAGGCCGCCAAGGCTGCCGAGGCCCACGAGTTCATCCAGAACCTGCCCGACGGCTACGACACGATGGTCGGCGAGCGCGGGGTGAAGCTCTCCGGCGGGCAGCGCCAGCGGGTCAGCATCGCCCGCGCGGTGTTGAAGGATCCAGACCTCCTGATCCTCGACGAGGCGACCTCCGACGTCGACACCGAAACCGAGATGCTGATCCAGCGCTCGCTCGATCGGCTCACCGAAGACCGGACGACGTTTGCCATCGCCCACCGGCTCTCGACGATCAAGGACGCCGACACGATCGTCGTCCTCGAGGACGGCCGGATCGTCGAACGCGGCACCCACGGGGAGTTGCTGGAAAACGACGGGCTGTACGCCCACCTGTGGGGCGTGCAGGCGGGCGAGATCGACGAACTCCCCCAGGAGTTCATCGAGCGGGCGACCAGACGACGCGCGCGAACCGAAACTGACGACTGA
- the samp2 gene encoding ubiquitin-like small modifier protein SAMP2 yields the protein MQVTVDVVGKGERELEIDAGATYGDVVRSVGYNTQEAAVLVDGTPVPEDATVDADRVTVLRLIKGGNGNVGFGDDCRA from the coding sequence ATGCAGGTGACAGTCGATGTGGTCGGGAAAGGAGAACGCGAACTCGAGATCGACGCGGGCGCTACCTACGGCGACGTCGTTCGGTCGGTCGGGTACAACACACAGGAGGCTGCGGTACTCGTCGACGGAACGCCGGTGCCCGAGGACGCCACAGTCGACGCCGATCGGGTGACCGTGCTTCGACTGATAAAAGGCGGGAACGGAAACGTGGGATTCGGCGACGATTGCCGCGCGTAG